The Candidatus Sysuiplasma acidicola genome contains the following window.
ATCTCACCGGTCGGGCACTGGGGCACTTTCGAGGTACAACTGGTTCTCTTACAAATTTGTCGATAACACTCGTCCTGATGCCCTTCACGCTCTTCATCTGTCAGCTGCTGCTCGATGTAAACGACGCCATGACATCTTTTGTGATACCATATTCACACATATCCTCCTATTCATCCATGGTTACTCAAAGCTTGGGCGGATACAGTCTTTTTACGCTGCTCATTCTCTCGGTCGTTGTTGCGCTCCTGTACCTTATGCTAGTTGTGAGGGTGCTGCTGGTATTCTTCCTCGCGTCACTTATGCCCATACTTTGCCTCTGTTATTCGCTAGAATGGACAAGATCCTTCGCCGAAAAAATGATTTCACTTCTGATTGAGATGTCGTTCCTGCCTTTCTTTGTCTCCGTTGCCCTCAGAATAGGCATTTCAGCTTCATACTCGACGATACATTCTCTGCAAGTGGTACCGCTGATAATTGCTGGTACATACCTGCTGCCGCTCATGATACCGTTCATTATGTCGCCAGGAGGATCCAGAATCCTCCAGTATATGGGACTGCCGCCGGTTTCAGCTGTGATTACCGGAGCAATTGCGGTTGGCGTGGGCGCCGCCGCTAGCGTCACAGGCAGGATAGCACCGCCCTTCAAATCAGCCCTGAGCCGAAGCGGGCCAAATCGCTCAGCCGCAGGCGCCGGCAGCGCAGCAACAAAAGCCATTCCTAGAAAATCGATTACCACAGGAATCATGCATTCGTCTGGAATGGCGCAGATGTCTGCAGGAATTGATGCAAAGATATTGCCAGGGCAGAATAAAGCCCTGGAACTCAGAGTGCAAAAAGGATCGTCTTACGTGAAACGAGTACGCGCACGTGTCTCTGAAAATAAACGTGTCCGACCTCACAAAATTTATCCAGGGAAGGATGCTAAACATGATTGAAAATGAATTCACTCCGCCGGATCTGTCTTATGAGCCGGGCGTAATAGGACCATTCCTGCCAGCAGACATACTCATTTTCTCGTTGGCGTGCGCGATTGGTTTTTCCGCAGCCCAATTCAACGTCGGAATGCGATATGCTGTCATGCTGCCGTTCGCAATATCAGGCTTCGTCCTCATCACGATCAAGAGACTCCGCCCCGATGCCATGAGGACGTTCACAGACTTCCTTGCGTATGCAGTCGCCGATAGATTTCGGGTGAGATATTTAAACACGCACGGAACAGGGAGTAAGCAGCGTATCGCCTCCCCTTCATTCATACTTGAGGAGATAAATTTCATTTCTGCAGGCCAGAGGGAAAGGGAACGTTTTGCTTCTGCATTCCTCGGTGTGTGCTGCGTGCCGGGATGCCCTATAAACTTCATTTCCCTTCCCTCAGGAGCATATATCAGCAACCAGCCGGTAGAAGGTGAACAACCAGGGGAGTCGCGCAGCGGTGCGAACGACTGGACGGGCAGAAAATTTGTTGTGACTGTAACATCAGTTGAGCAGAGGTCGTACGTAACACTGCTTTCTGGGAAGTCGAAGCCAATGTACGTCAGGGAGAAAAACTCCATGATAATGGCGACAAGGACGTGGAGGTGATGTTGATATGATATTCCATACGAGAAGGTTTGGCGGACCGAGGTATATCGGGCCCTCATCTATAGTTGGTCCACGCTGGTTGAGGAGAGGAGGGACATACGTGGCATACATCGCAGTCAGGAGCGTTCCTTACAACTTGCCTGAGAATTTTGTTCAATCAATCATGCAGAGATTTGAATATTCTGGAGCATCGGTTTCTGTCTACAGGGTTTCGAGGACAGATGCACTTTCACGCCTGGACAGAGCTGCGACCAGATACGGAGCAGAGCTGGCCTACAGGCTCGAATCAGGAAAACAGACCGCGTCGCTTGCCGACCTTCATTCTAGAATTACAGAATTGAGAGATGCTGTAGCCGCAGATTGCGCATATCTCATCGATGCCGCAATTGTTTTCTCCGTTACAGGGATGAGCGTTGAGGAAACAGAGGTGAGAATTAAATCAATAGAATCAGAACTCAAAACCAACGGTATCGGTGTCCACTCTGGCCGATATATTCAGCGAAAACTGGCCAGAATGTTCGACACAGACGTGCCACCGGTTTTTCCCTTCATTGTGAGCCTCACGGAACGCTCTCTGCCCGCATTAATGCCATTCACACAGACACCGTTGATACAGCCTGGCGGCACTCTGCTTGGCACTGACACAGCCGACGGATCACCGGTGATCCTGAACAGATTCGCCGGGACAAACTTCAACACCATCATTATGGGAAAGAGCGGCAGCGGAAAGAGTTACTTTGCAAAACTTATGATACTCAGGGAAGCGGTGAAACACAGATCCAGTTACTACATTTTGGATCCGCTTGGTGAGTTCATGCAGACAGCACTTTTCCTCGGCGGCGTGCATCGTTCGATTGGAAGCGAAGGACTGGGCGCCGGGAGTGTTATAGTTTCACATTCCGCCGCCATAGTATCCAACGCCGTCGAGCTTGTATGCAGGGCAGTGCAGCTGAATGCTCAGGAGAGTGCAACAGTCAGGAATCTCTTCTATGGCCAAGCGACAATGAAGCCCGGAGATACCGTCGCGCAGACCTTTTCAGCTGTTTACGCAAGCCTGGTTCAGAGCGGTGCAACAGACATTTCCAGAAGGCTCAACAGGGCACTCTCCGGCGATCTATCTTTCATTCTCTCTGGCGAGGTACCGAAACCCAGCGTGGCACGTGTCACCGTCTATGATTACTCACTCATCGATTCCGGATTGAAATCGGCAGTCGCTCAATTCCTGCTGGAAACAGTATTTGAATTGTGCAAGTACGCAGACGGCACGAAGACCTTGGTAATAGACGAGGCATGGAGATTCAGCGATGATGAAAGACTGAGAGCTGCACTTTCGCGCACGATGCGTCATTCGAGACACTACAACCTAGCCATAATGCTTCTGACACAGAACATTTCGGATGTAACGAGCGGCGCGTTCACGAACGGC
Protein-coding sequences here:
- a CDS encoding DUF87 domain-containing protein, translated to MIFHTRRFGGPRYIGPSSIVGPRWLRRGGTYVAYIAVRSVPYNLPENFVQSIMQRFEYSGASVSVYRVSRTDALSRLDRAATRYGAELAYRLESGKQTASLADLHSRITELRDAVAADCAYLIDAAIVFSVTGMSVEETEVRIKSIESELKTNGIGVHSGRYIQRKLARMFDTDVPPVFPFIVSLTERSLPALMPFTQTPLIQPGGTLLGTDTADGSPVILNRFAGTNFNTIIMGKSGSGKSYFAKLMILREAVKHRSSYYILDPLGEFMQTALFLGGVHRSIGSEGLGAGSVIVSHSAAIVSNAVELVCRAVQLNAQESATVRNLFYGQATMKPGDTVAQTFSAVYASLVQSGATDISRRLNRALSGDLSFILSGEVPKPSVARVTVYDYSLIDSGLKSAVAQFLLETVFELCKYADGTKTLVIDEAWRFSDDERLRAALSRTMRHSRHYNLAIMLLTQNISDVTSGAFTNGILNNTDSCFIFRHEDGAATLPEDYQIAPEERDFVNSFTPREARKSRCIMVAAGRKVKLEIESSIGEFSLCNSEALGACSVFQFICLLAGETLDKIDCMLAEAF